One genomic window of Luteitalea pratensis includes the following:
- a CDS encoding DUF3309 domain-containing protein, with protein MSTLLILIIVLLLLGGGGFYAGGPRVGIGLGGLVLLILIVMLLTGRL; from the coding sequence ATGAGCACCCTACTGATTCTCATCATCGTGCTGCTGTTGTTGGGCGGGGGCGGGTTCTATGCAGGAGGGCCACGGGTGGGCATTGGGCTAGGTGGGTTGGTTCTCCTGATTCTGATCGTGATGCTGCTGACCGGACGTCTGTAA
- a CDS encoding protein kinase domain-containing protein produces MALLAGTRLGIYEIRELVGTGGMGEVYRARDPTLDREVALKILPPMVAADSERLLRFRREARLLASLSHGNIGAVYGFEESDGTHALVLELVDGVTLAERIAGGRIPLEEALPIARQIADALEAAHDRAIIHRDLKPANIKIRPDGTVKVLDFGLAKTLAIDAGTSEAAASPTITSLALTQLGAVLGTAAYMSPEQARGKEADRRSDIWAFGCVLYEMLAGKRAFGGSDGSDTLASVLRSDPDWSALPAQTPHSIRRALRRCLQKDPRQRIRDIADVRLEFEEPTVEVAAATGPSDVPTVPSRTGWVLAVLSLVSLAGLATYVVTRPMPAKEVTRFEVNAPPNTVFGSAVNSLAYLHSAGSATVSPDGTRVVFVAVDERGKAMLWVRAFDSFDAISLAGSDGASQPFWAPDARSIGFFVGKKLKRLEAVGGSLYTICDVVADILRGATWGSGGDIIFASGSSPRLYRVSAEGGAPVPLATHTEQGVTSETLWPSFLPDGRTFLYWARTASGGPGVYVASIVPGIAPKRLLAGGSNAAYDPSGFLLFTQGGVLLRQRFDAARLEVSGETRRVAEGIAWLEAAGTAAFSLSNNGVLVYQPAITRATQFAWFDRNGRMLETVGEPGAYLQPTLSPDGTRLLYTDLRDGNLRIRDLGRNIVSPVTTGPGSKLSPVWSPDGKTIIYRGASDNGVAAFFAKSASGTSEATVLLKGALSGPTQISPDGKWLLYFGTPNEGMTVADVFVLPMTGDRKPQPIVQSPFPDVEPQFSPDGKFVAYVSSETGRREVYVVPFPVTGERWPISNNGGRQPLWRQDGKELFFVSDDRKFYAVDITLGPRFDYSAPRFLFDMRANVYNVRNSYIPSPDGTRFLVNMTLDTSAPPIHVVRNWAAGLKD; encoded by the coding sequence ATGGCTCTTCTGGCCGGCACTCGCCTCGGCATCTACGAGATCCGAGAACTCGTCGGCACGGGCGGGATGGGGGAGGTCTACCGCGCGCGTGATCCCACGCTGGATCGCGAGGTCGCACTCAAGATTCTTCCCCCGATGGTCGCCGCCGATTCCGAGCGTCTCCTCCGCTTTAGGCGGGAAGCGCGGCTTCTGGCGTCGCTCAGCCACGGAAACATCGGAGCTGTTTACGGATTCGAAGAATCGGACGGCACGCACGCGCTTGTCCTCGAACTGGTCGATGGGGTAACGCTTGCCGAGCGGATTGCTGGAGGGCGCATCCCCTTGGAGGAGGCGCTGCCTATCGCGAGGCAGATCGCCGACGCCCTCGAAGCCGCCCACGACCGCGCGATCATTCATCGCGATCTGAAGCCCGCGAATATCAAGATCCGCCCGGATGGCACTGTGAAGGTGCTGGACTTCGGCCTCGCCAAGACGCTCGCGATCGACGCGGGCACGTCCGAAGCCGCAGCGTCGCCGACGATCACCAGCCTGGCACTCACCCAACTCGGGGCGGTTCTCGGCACGGCCGCGTACATGAGCCCCGAACAGGCGCGCGGGAAAGAGGCCGACAGGCGGAGCGATATCTGGGCATTCGGCTGTGTGCTGTACGAAATGCTCGCCGGCAAGCGCGCGTTCGGCGGGAGTGACGGATCGGACACGCTCGCCAGCGTGCTGAGAAGCGATCCAGACTGGAGTGCGCTGCCTGCGCAGACGCCGCACTCCATTCGGCGAGCGCTGCGACGGTGCCTGCAGAAGGACCCCCGACAACGAATCCGCGACATCGCCGACGTGCGACTCGAGTTCGAAGAGCCGACCGTCGAGGTGGCCGCCGCGACCGGCCCCTCGGACGTACCGACCGTTCCGTCTCGCACAGGGTGGGTGCTCGCCGTCCTGTCGCTCGTGTCGCTGGCCGGCCTTGCCACGTACGTCGTCACGAGACCCATGCCGGCCAAGGAGGTTACCCGATTTGAGGTGAATGCCCCGCCCAATACGGTTTTCGGCTCTGCCGTTAACTCGCTTGCGTACCTGCACAGCGCGGGCAGCGCAACCGTGTCTCCCGACGGCACGCGCGTCGTCTTCGTCGCCGTGGATGAACGCGGCAAGGCGATGCTCTGGGTGCGAGCCTTCGATTCCTTCGACGCAATTTCTTTGGCCGGGAGTGACGGAGCCTCCCAACCTTTCTGGGCGCCTGACGCGCGGTCAATCGGTTTCTTCGTGGGAAAGAAGCTGAAACGCCTGGAGGCGGTCGGTGGCTCGCTCTACACCATCTGCGATGTCGTGGCCGATATTCTGCGAGGTGCAACCTGGGGATCCGGGGGCGACATCATCTTCGCCAGCGGCAGTTCGCCCCGCCTGTATCGGGTGTCAGCCGAGGGCGGCGCCCCCGTGCCGCTGGCGACGCACACCGAACAAGGTGTCACTAGCGAGACCCTCTGGCCCTCCTTCCTGCCCGACGGCCGCACGTTCCTCTACTGGGCACGGACCGCGAGCGGCGGCCCCGGCGTGTACGTCGCCTCGATCGTGCCGGGGATAGCACCCAAGAGACTCCTGGCCGGCGGGAGCAACGCGGCCTACGACCCCTCGGGTTTTCTGCTGTTCACACAGGGAGGCGTGCTGCTGCGGCAGCGCTTCGACGCGGCCCGCCTGGAAGTCAGTGGTGAGACGCGGCGTGTGGCCGAGGGGATCGCTTGGCTGGAGGCTGCAGGGACGGCGGCCTTTTCCCTCTCGAATAACGGCGTCTTGGTATACCAGCCGGCAATCACGCGCGCGACGCAATTCGCGTGGTTCGATCGGAACGGTCGCATGCTCGAAACCGTCGGTGAGCCCGGCGCCTACCTGCAACCGACGCTGTCACCGGACGGAACACGCCTCCTGTACACCGACCTCAGGGACGGCAATCTCCGGATCCGCGATCTCGGCCGCAACATCGTCTCGCCGGTCACGACCGGTCCAGGGTCGAAATTGTCACCGGTGTGGTCGCCTGACGGCAAAACCATCATTTATCGGGGCGCGTCGGACAACGGTGTCGCAGCGTTTTTCGCCAAGAGTGCCAGCGGTACGAGCGAAGCGACGGTGCTCCTCAAGGGTGCCCTGAGCGGACCGACGCAGATCTCTCCTGACGGCAAGTGGCTGCTTTATTTCGGCACTCCAAACGAGGGGATGACCGTCGCGGACGTCTTCGTGCTCCCAATGACGGGCGACAGGAAGCCGCAACCGATCGTTCAGTCGCCGTTTCCGGATGTCGAGCCGCAGTTCTCGCCCGACGGTAAATTCGTAGCGTACGTGTCCAGCGAAACCGGACGCCGCGAAGTGTACGTAGTGCCCTTTCCGGTAACGGGCGAGAGATGGCCGATCTCGAACAACGGCGGTCGTCAGCCGCTGTGGCGCCAGGATGGCAAAGAGCTGTTCTTCGTGAGCGACGACAGAAAATTCTATGCCGTAGACATCACTCTGGGGCCGAGGTTCGACTACAGCGCGCCGCGATTCCTCTTCGACATGCGCGCGAACGTGTACAACGTGAGAAACAGCTACATCCCGAGCCCGGATGGCACGCGCTTCCTCGTCAACATGACGCTCGATACGTCCGCCCCTCCAATCCACGTCGTGCGAAATTGGGCGGCGGGACTGAAAGATTGA
- a CDS encoding alpha/beta fold hydrolase, translating into MDTLAKMATSFEPQGFGVDGWTPMERHGHLWHPWISGGGRRSRRLRCDRDPIRERERAEVKDMRCVAKWALALTGVLMPTLLSAQDSFFDSNGVRVRYVEQGSGDPVVLVHGFSSNVETGWINTGVFSNLAKDYRVVALDLRGRGKSDKPTDAKAYGAEVARDVVRLLDHLKIERAHMVGYSMGANIVAKLLTTDPDRFITATLGGSAGRRNWTAEDDRAAEAEALEFEKGLPFRSAILRTWPTDQPKPSEDTIQRLSEDRIKRGNDPAAFAADVRGRHAVAVTDAELAAIRVPTLAIVGSADTFLASVNAFKEVVPSVKVVVISGAAHGGASGAAGRPEFVEAIREFIAQNQHKPER; encoded by the coding sequence GTGGACACCCTGGCGAAAATGGCGACGAGCTTCGAGCCGCAGGGCTTCGGCGTGGATGGCTGGACACCCATGGAACGCCATGGACACTTGTGGCATCCATGGATAAGTGGTGGAGGCCGGAGAAGTCGACGCCTGCGTTGCGACCGTGATCCTATTCGGGAGCGTGAACGGGCGGAGGTGAAAGACATGCGCTGCGTTGCCAAGTGGGCTCTAGCACTCACGGGCGTCCTGATGCCAACTCTGTTGTCAGCACAAGACAGCTTCTTTGACTCCAATGGCGTCAGAGTCCGCTATGTCGAACAGGGATCCGGTGATCCAGTAGTTCTCGTCCATGGCTTTTCCAGCAACGTCGAGACAGGCTGGATCAATACCGGGGTGTTCTCGAACCTCGCCAAGGACTACCGAGTCGTTGCCCTTGATCTTCGCGGCCGGGGAAAGAGCGACAAGCCTACAGATGCGAAAGCCTACGGTGCTGAGGTCGCCCGTGACGTTGTCCGCCTCCTGGACCATCTGAAGATCGAGCGAGCCCACATGGTCGGCTATTCGATGGGTGCGAACATCGTCGCCAAGCTCCTCACTACGGATCCAGATCGCTTCATCACAGCAACGTTGGGCGGCAGCGCAGGGCGGAGGAACTGGACCGCTGAGGACGACCGCGCTGCAGAGGCGGAAGCTTTGGAGTTCGAGAAGGGCCTGCCATTTCGCTCCGCGATCTTGCGGACATGGCCTACCGATCAACCCAAACCGTCCGAGGACACTATCCAGCGCCTGTCAGAAGACAGGATCAAACGCGGCAACGATCCAGCGGCGTTCGCTGCCGACGTGCGCGGGCGTCACGCCGTAGCGGTCACAGACGCTGAACTCGCCGCTATCCGCGTGCCGACGCTCGCGATCGTTGGCAGCGCCGATACCTTTCTCGCGTCGGTAAATGCGTTCAAGGAAGTTGTGCCGTCCGTCAAAGTGGTCGTCATCAGCGGCGCAGCTCACGGTGGTGCGAGTGGGGCGGCGGGGCGTCCAGAGTTTGTGGAAGCGATTCGCGAGTTCATCGCGCAGAATCAACACAAGCCCGAGAGATAG
- a CDS encoding SGNH/GDSL hydrolase family protein produces MLLIGDSISIGYTLTTRALLQGKANVHRIPVNGGPTINGLENVDQWLGVGKWHVIHFNWGLHDVKVMDDGKHQVSIEKYEKNLAELVERLKRTGATLIWASTTPVPDAEVTPPRRNRDVIAYNLAANRVMAQNGITIDDLYAVALPRLHEIQRPANVHYTDAGYEVLAARVAASVRAALDSPH; encoded by the coding sequence GTGTTGCTGATTGGTGATTCCATCTCGATCGGCTACACGCTGACTACCCGCGCGTTGCTTCAGGGCAAGGCGAATGTGCATCGCATTCCGGTAAACGGCGGTCCGACCATCAACGGTCTTGAGAATGTGGATCAATGGCTCGGCGTTGGCAAATGGCACGTGATCCATTTCAACTGGGGCTTGCACGATGTGAAAGTCATGGACGATGGCAAGCATCAAGTCTCGATCGAGAAGTATGAGAAGAACCTGGCGGAACTTGTCGAACGCCTCAAGCGAACCGGCGCCACGCTGATTTGGGCGAGCACGACGCCGGTCCCCGATGCGGAGGTCACTCCGCCTCGCAGGAACCGCGACGTCATCGCATACAACCTTGCCGCCAACCGTGTCATGGCGCAGAACGGCATAACGATTGACGACCTGTATGCGGTCGCGCTGCCGCGGTTACACGAAATCCAGAGGCCAGCGAACGTGCACTACACAGACGCCGGTTACGAAGTCTTGGCAGCACGCGTCGCCGCCAGTGTCCGCGCAGCGCTGGATTCGCCTCATTAG
- a CDS encoding recombinase family protein — MARNSMDWHRLFEICALTETLIVDEDGLYDPAHFNDRLLLGLKGTMSEAELHVLRARLRRGIVNKARRGELEVPLPVGFVYDAAGRVGLDPDRQVQDTLRAFFQTFRRTGSATATVKAFRTEQIPFPRRARYGPHQGETLWGRLEHSRVLWVLHNPRYAGAFFFGRSRQRHTADARLVSERLPREEWTALIPNAPVGYITWEDFEENQRRLHENAQANGADRRRSPPREGPALLQGLAVCGICGDRMTVRYHRRQATAWPTYVCQRRGIAQAEPICQSIPGRGLDHAIGRVLLETVTPLTLEITLTVQQELQTRLDETDRLHRRAVERARYEADLARRRYLQVDPANRLVADELEAHWYRALQQVTEAQEIYERQRQADRVAVDAEARARILALATDFPRLWHDPHTPDRERKRMVRLLMDDVTLIKAGDGLTAHVRFRGGATTTLTLASALNAWQLRETSTEIVALIDHFLDRYADKDIATILNARGYLSGTGQPFQRGIVKHLRHSHGLRSRCERLRARGMLTRDEIARRLQVSGATVKVWGQHGLLARSVCNDKGEWLYEAPGPNAPVKMQGRRLSDRRSGLVLSDQPNEVQYET; from the coding sequence TTGGCGCGCAACTCGATGGACTGGCATCGGCTGTTCGAAATCTGCGCCTTAACGGAGACCCTGATTGTGGATGAGGACGGCCTCTACGATCCGGCGCATTTCAATGATCGGTTGTTGCTCGGGCTGAAAGGGACGATGAGCGAAGCCGAGTTGCATGTGCTGCGAGCGCGGCTGCGCCGCGGCATCGTCAACAAGGCCCGTCGCGGCGAGCTCGAAGTCCCGCTGCCGGTGGGCTTCGTGTACGACGCCGCCGGGCGTGTGGGTCTCGATCCGGATCGGCAGGTCCAGGACACCCTCCGCGCGTTCTTCCAGACGTTTCGACGGACGGGCTCGGCGACGGCGACCGTGAAAGCGTTTCGCACGGAGCAGATCCCCTTTCCCCGGCGTGCGCGCTACGGGCCGCACCAGGGCGAGACGCTGTGGGGCCGGTTGGAGCACTCGCGCGTGCTGTGGGTCCTGCACAATCCCCGCTATGCGGGCGCGTTCTTCTTCGGGCGCAGCCGGCAACGGCACACCGCCGACGCGCGGCTCGTGTCCGAGCGGCTGCCGCGCGAGGAGTGGACGGCACTCATTCCGAATGCGCCTGTCGGCTACATTACGTGGGAGGACTTCGAAGAGAATCAGCGCCGGCTGCATGAGAACGCGCAGGCGAATGGGGCCGATCGACGTCGGAGTCCCCCCCGCGAGGGCCCCGCGCTTCTCCAAGGCCTTGCCGTGTGCGGCATCTGTGGGGATCGGATGACCGTGCGCTATCATCGCCGGCAGGCGACCGCTTGGCCCACCTACGTCTGTCAGCGTCGAGGGATCGCGCAGGCCGAACCGATCTGTCAAAGCATCCCGGGCCGCGGGCTGGATCACGCGATCGGACGCGTGCTGCTCGAAACCGTCACGCCGCTGACCTTGGAGATCACCCTGACGGTCCAGCAGGAACTCCAGACACGGCTCGACGAGACCGACCGGCTGCATCGCCGCGCCGTCGAACGCGCGCGCTACGAGGCGGACCTCGCCCGCCGCCGGTACCTGCAGGTCGATCCCGCGAATCGGCTCGTCGCCGACGAATTGGAAGCGCACTGGTACCGCGCGCTGCAGCAGGTCACCGAGGCACAAGAGATCTATGAACGGCAACGGCAGGCGGATCGCGTGGCCGTCGACGCCGAGGCCCGCGCGCGCATCCTCGCCCTCGCAACGGACTTCCCGCGGCTCTGGCACGATCCGCACACGCCCGATCGCGAACGGAAACGCATGGTCCGCCTGCTCATGGATGACGTCACGCTGATCAAAGCCGGCGACGGTTTGACCGCGCACGTCCGCTTTCGTGGGGGCGCCACGACCACGCTCACGCTGGCGAGCGCGCTCAATGCCTGGCAGCTCCGGGAGACCAGCACGGAGATCGTCGCTTTGATCGACCACTTCCTCGATCGTTACGCGGACAAGGACATTGCGACAATCCTGAACGCCCGCGGCTACCTGTCAGGCACGGGCCAGCCGTTTCAGCGTGGCATCGTGAAACACCTCCGCCACAGCCACGGACTCCGCTCCCGATGTGAGCGCCTTCGTGCGCGAGGGATGCTGACCCGCGACGAGATCGCTCGACGCTTGCAGGTGTCCGGTGCCACCGTGAAGGTCTGGGGCCAGCACGGCTTGCTGGCGCGCTCCGTCTGCAATGATAAAGGCGAATGGCTGTACGAGGCGCCAGGCCCAAACGCCCCCGTCAAAATGCAGGGTCGACGTCTATCTGACCGCAGGTCTGGCCTCGTCCTCTCCGATCAGCCCAATGAGGTGCAGTATGAAACGTAG
- a CDS encoding DDE-type integrase/transposase/recombinase, with amino-acid sequence MDRARAYLPLRAILRFLRVSPRRFHAWRQRQRACALDDRSTCPRTSPSRLTPTEVRAIEDMVTSPDYRHVPTGTLAVLAQRLGRVCASPSTWYRLVRRNGWRRPRLRVHPAKPKIGLRTTRANEMWHIDTTVIRLLDGTRAYLHAVSDNFSRRILAWRVADTFAPINSVAVLLDGSRVATPSDTTPVVLAHAGVENVNAQVDALIETGVLRRLLAGTELKFSNSMIEAWWRSLKHQWLFLHSLDSSSTVGRLVAFYVDEHNRVLPHSAFRGQTPYCPTTRLKPLRPTLGWRRCRWNGSSGILRL; translated from the coding sequence GTGGACCGGGCCCGAGCGTATCTCCCGTTGCGAGCGATCTTGCGGTTCCTCCGTGTGTCGCCCAGGCGGTTCCATGCCTGGCGCCAGCGGCAGCGCGCGTGTGCGCTCGATGATCGATCCACCTGTCCCCGCACGTCGCCGTCTCGACTGACGCCCACCGAAGTCCGGGCAATCGAGGACATGGTCACGTCGCCCGACTACCGTCACGTTCCGACCGGCACGCTGGCCGTCCTCGCGCAGCGGCTCGGCAGGGTCTGCGCCTCGCCCTCAACGTGGTATCGCCTCGTCCGGCGGAACGGCTGGCGCCGTCCGCGGCTCCGCGTCCATCCGGCGAAGCCCAAGATAGGGCTGCGCACGACGCGCGCGAACGAAATGTGGCACATCGACACCACGGTCATCCGCTTGCTCGACGGAACCCGCGCCTATCTCCATGCCGTGAGCGACAATTTTTCGCGACGCATCCTCGCCTGGCGCGTCGCGGACACGTTCGCGCCGATCAACAGCGTGGCCGTGCTGCTCGACGGCAGTCGGGTTGCGACGCCGTCAGACACCACCCCGGTCGTGCTGGCGCATGCCGGAGTCGAGAACGTGAACGCCCAAGTCGACGCATTGATCGAGACGGGTGTTCTGCGCCGGCTACTGGCCGGCACGGAGCTCAAGTTCTCGAATTCCATGATCGAAGCGTGGTGGCGCTCGTTGAAGCATCAATGGCTCTTCCTCCACTCGCTGGACAGCAGCAGCACCGTCGGTCGGCTGGTGGCGTTCTACGTCGACGAACACAACCGCGTGCTGCCGCATTCGGCGTTTCGCGGACAGACCCCGTACTGTCCGACAACTCGATTGAAGCCGCTGAGACCCACGCTAGGGTGGCGGCGCTGCCGCTGGAATGGGTCGTCCGGGATTCTGCGGCTCTGA
- a CDS encoding transposase — protein sequence MTQRLWRTVTRRKYQLTRNGVQLQNRLEALLEEAHIKLSMLVSDLLGVSACRMLRAIAAGETDPAAIAALGTARLHATPEQLCDALGASTDLHPVYRRLLTMTLAELDVIGSHMRQLDEELAALLRVHQDAVQRLAAVPGLGVDSAQQIIAEVGPTASTFPTAKHLASWVGACPGHDESAVSTTVTAPRAATAKCVACSIRAPMPR from the coding sequence GTGACGCAGCGCCTCTGGCGAACGGTCACGCGGCGCAAGTATCAGCTGACGCGGAATGGCGTGCAGTTGCAGAATCGCCTCGAGGCGTTGCTTGAGGAAGCGCACATCAAGCTGTCGATGTTGGTGTCCGATCTGCTCGGCGTGAGTGCGTGTCGGATGCTCCGCGCGATTGCCGCCGGCGAAACCGACCCCGCCGCGATTGCCGCATTGGGGACCGCTCGACTCCATGCCACGCCAGAGCAGCTCTGCGACGCCCTCGGCGCGTCGACGGATCTCCATCCCGTGTACCGACGGCTGCTCACGATGACGCTCGCCGAGTTGGACGTGATCGGGTCGCACATGCGGCAACTTGACGAGGAGCTGGCGGCGCTGTTGCGCGTGCATCAGGACGCCGTGCAGCGACTCGCGGCCGTGCCTGGTCTTGGTGTCGATTCAGCGCAGCAGATCATCGCGGAAGTCGGCCCGACCGCGTCGACATTTCCGACCGCTAAGCATCTGGCCTCCTGGGTGGGCGCCTGTCCTGGTCATGATGAGAGCGCCGTGTCAACCACAGTCACCGCTCCCCGAGCGGCAACCGCCAAATGCGTCGCGTGCTCAATCAGAGCGCCCATGCCGCGGTGA
- a CDS encoding DUF1592 domain-containing protein, with protein MRAALQRETTLFVHSQLRENGHPVDCGRRTTRFRNERLARHYGIPNVTGPEFRRVNWPAQDRAGLFA; from the coding sequence CTGCGCGCGGCGCTTCAGCGCGAGACGACGCTATTTGTTCACAGCCAGCTCCGTGAGAACGGCCATCCGGTTGACTGTGGACGGCGAACTACACGTTTTCGCAATGAACGGCTTGCGCGCCACTATGGCATCCCGAACGTTACGGGACCGGAGTTTCGCCGGGTCAACTGGCCCGCCCAGGACCGCGCTGGCTTGTTCGCGTAG
- a CDS encoding zinc dependent phospholipase C family protein — MLRRAIDDKLMSGSSAAVNAAAVLSDQPDAAMLGAVGPDLFFFAPDYPAMQPIIALYTNYKKVLDLWEDIIAPIKQINEQFIEPVEDAVKDAVADDAIALIEMLLKELKETAGLFTSAVQTGLMAGVVGGLNSVFDPAGVPLIQNFFKLMFTPPLQDGQPDDKWYWFDLLHYRRTGRFARHLVENATTARQKAYAFGYLSHIAADVTGHPYVNQIVGAPYRLNMQRHVTAENFMDTWAFDHYFNESISTTLLQRLALTDSTCSDDIASLLVTAFQQGYTTGYPWAGGQQKTLLTADEIKETYTTFHGILGILAGMGVERPEEPFPGALAILEDAWKDVIQSPPSPPSTDDINCSWEDMLGLTSKSAACYKSLFESLAEWLAYLGALAVWLIERVHELIDFLITALLILPVMVLLALLYGIQLLLFELYRVAHWTLSMQGFLFPLRDDLSNSVSTRLIEASAGCVGSLAPNQVFTSQVTRYPRRTQLGDSHLICPFRGNEADGRIWNFVTTNAPMDPRQFIESLPFSKQNLKKYADAGTPGEANNAAREGRVIGNAIDLTAFMITTANDANATAIARRTCFANWNLDSDRGYGYKTWTGQVDPTAVTNEALHEAP, encoded by the coding sequence GTGCTTCGCCGTGCGATCGACGACAAGCTGATGTCCGGCAGCAGCGCCGCGGTCAATGCCGCCGCCGTTCTGTCGGACCAGCCGGACGCCGCGATGCTGGGGGCGGTTGGTCCCGACCTGTTCTTCTTCGCGCCGGACTATCCGGCCATGCAGCCGATCATCGCGCTGTACACGAATTACAAGAAGGTCCTCGACTTGTGGGAGGACATCATCGCGCCCATCAAGCAAATCAACGAGCAGTTCATCGAGCCGGTGGAGGATGCGGTGAAGGACGCGGTCGCGGACGATGCGATTGCGTTGATCGAGATGCTGTTGAAGGAGCTGAAAGAGACGGCCGGCTTGTTCACCAGCGCAGTCCAGACGGGCTTGATGGCCGGCGTAGTGGGAGGCCTCAACAGCGTGTTCGATCCCGCCGGCGTGCCGCTGATTCAGAACTTCTTCAAGTTGATGTTCACGCCGCCGCTGCAGGATGGTCAACCGGACGACAAGTGGTACTGGTTTGATCTCCTGCACTACCGGCGTACCGGCCGGTTCGCAAGGCATCTTGTGGAAAACGCCACGACGGCGCGGCAAAAGGCCTATGCGTTCGGGTACTTGTCGCACATCGCCGCGGACGTCACCGGGCATCCTTACGTGAACCAGATTGTCGGGGCGCCGTACCGCTTGAACATGCAGCGGCACGTGACGGCCGAGAATTTCATGGACACGTGGGCTTTCGATCACTACTTCAACGAGTCGATCAGCACGACGCTCCTCCAACGCCTCGCCCTCACCGACTCGACCTGCTCGGACGACATCGCCTCGCTCCTGGTCACCGCCTTCCAGCAGGGCTACACCACGGGCTACCCGTGGGCGGGCGGCCAGCAGAAAACCTTGTTGACCGCGGATGAGATCAAGGAGACCTACACCACCTTCCACGGCATTCTCGGCATCCTGGCCGGCATGGGGGTCGAGCGGCCGGAGGAGCCGTTCCCGGGCGCGCTGGCCATCCTCGAAGATGCGTGGAAGGACGTCATCCAGTCGCCCCCCTCGCCCCCCTCGACCGACGACATCAACTGCTCGTGGGAGGACATGCTCGGCCTGACCTCGAAGTCGGCCGCCTGTTACAAGTCGCTGTTCGAGTCGCTCGCCGAGTGGCTCGCCTACCTGGGTGCGCTGGCCGTCTGGCTGATCGAGCGCGTCCATGAGCTCATCGACTTCCTGATCACGGCGCTCCTCATCCTTCCGGTGATGGTGCTCCTGGCCCTGCTCTACGGGATACAGCTGCTGCTGTTCGAACTGTATCGGGTGGCGCACTGGACTCTGTCGATGCAGGGGTTCCTGTTCCCGCTGCGGGACGATCTGTCGAACTCCGTCTCGACCCGTCTGATTGAGGCGAGCGCCGGCTGCGTGGGGTCGCTGGCCCCGAACCAGGTGTTCACGAGCCAGGTCACCCGCTACCCGCGCCGCACGCAGCTCGGCGACTCACATCTGATCTGCCCGTTCCGCGGCAACGAGGCCGACGGCCGCATCTGGAATTTCGTGACGACGAATGCGCCCATGGACCCGCGGCAGTTCATCGAATCGCTGCCGTTCAGCAAGCAGAATCTGAAGAAGTACGCCGACGCGGGGACGCCGGGCGAGGCGAACAACGCGGCGAGAGAAGGACGGGTGATCGGCAACGCGATCGACCTGACGGCGTTCATGATCACGACGGCCAACGACGCCAACGCGACCGCCATCGCGCGGAGAACGTGTTTCGCGAACTGGAATCTCGACAGCGATCGCGGATACGGCTACAAGACGTGGACGGGCCAGGTGGACCCCACGGCCGTCACCAACGAAGCGCTGCACGAAGCGCCATAG